A genomic stretch from Angustibacter sp. Root456 includes:
- a CDS encoding endonuclease/exonuclease/phosphatase family protein: MRVATFNLWSGRSLPPRDPAAGLAAPAVDGDRLARSVARLVDLGVDVLAVQEVDHGQERSGGIDQLAAVAEAFGATHHRFTPTLTGVPGPASGWQGLERGHPDAHTTPAGRPAYGIGLVSRLPVLAWRVRALAGSRAVLPMVLPQVPDDGSVTKAPRVMFVPDEPRAALAAVVQGPRGPVTVISTHLSFSPLAARRQLRAVTRWARSLPGPRVLAGDLNLPGPVPGWLTGWTSLARAATYPAPAPRLQLDHLLTDAATATAGFTQALSLEVSDHLALLADVDP; this comes from the coding sequence GTGCGCGTCGCGACGTTCAACCTGTGGTCGGGGCGGTCGCTACCTCCCCGCGACCCCGCAGCCGGCCTCGCCGCACCCGCGGTGGACGGCGACCGGCTGGCTCGCTCCGTGGCCCGTCTCGTCGACCTCGGCGTTGACGTCCTCGCGGTGCAGGAGGTCGACCACGGCCAGGAGCGCAGCGGTGGCATCGACCAGCTCGCGGCCGTGGCCGAGGCGTTCGGGGCGACGCACCACCGTTTCACACCGACGCTGACGGGTGTGCCGGGGCCGGCGTCGGGGTGGCAGGGTCTGGAGCGCGGACACCCCGATGCTCACACGACGCCGGCCGGCCGACCGGCGTACGGCATCGGGCTGGTGTCCCGGCTGCCCGTGCTGGCCTGGCGCGTCCGAGCGCTGGCGGGGTCGCGGGCCGTGCTTCCGATGGTGCTGCCGCAGGTGCCCGACGACGGCTCGGTCACGAAGGCGCCGCGCGTGATGTTCGTGCCCGACGAGCCGCGGGCGGCGCTCGCAGCCGTGGTGCAGGGACCCCGCGGCCCGGTCACCGTCATCTCCACGCACCTGTCGTTCTCGCCGCTGGCGGCACGTCGCCAGCTGCGCGCGGTGACCCGCTGGGCGCGCTCGCTGCCCGGCCCACGCGTGCTCGCCGGTGACCTGAACCTGCCCGGGCCCGTGCCGGGCTGGCTGACGGGGTGGACGTCCCTCGCGCGTGCGGCGACCTACCCGGCGCCCGCGCCGCGCCTGCAGCTCGACCACCTGCTCACCGATGCGGCGACGGCGACGGCGGGCTTCACGCAGGCGCTGTCGCTCGAGGTCTCCGACCACCTCGCGCTCCTCGCCGACGTCGACCCCTGA
- a CDS encoding TerC family protein, with translation MLVPWWAWLAVVAVILALLAVDLFAHRRAHVIGVREAAVWSAVWVAVAVAFGGVVWAALGGEASAQYFAGYVIEKSLAVDNVFVWAVIFSAFAVPREYQHRVLFLGVVGALVMRAGLIALGAVLISSFSWVLYVFGAFLVVTGVRMLRHRHEHADIEGSRAVGWLRRVVPHTRDYHGARVIVRRAGRWVATPLLVVLLVVEGTDLVFAVDSVPAIFAVTQEPFLVFTANAFAILGLRAMYFLLADLMHRFVYLKTGLSLVLVWVGVKMLLLAVDVKVPTLLSLGVVGVLVGTSVVWSLRATRGSGSQQPDGPVSREPASR, from the coding sequence GTGCTCGTTCCCTGGTGGGCCTGGCTGGCCGTCGTCGCCGTCATCCTCGCCCTGCTCGCTGTCGACCTGTTCGCGCACCGCAGGGCGCACGTCATCGGCGTCCGTGAGGCTGCGGTGTGGTCGGCGGTGTGGGTGGCGGTCGCCGTCGCCTTCGGTGGCGTGGTCTGGGCGGCGCTGGGCGGCGAGGCGTCGGCGCAGTACTTCGCGGGCTACGTGATCGAGAAGAGCCTGGCCGTCGACAACGTCTTCGTCTGGGCCGTGATCTTCTCGGCCTTCGCGGTGCCGCGGGAGTACCAGCACCGGGTGCTCTTCCTCGGCGTCGTGGGCGCGCTGGTGATGCGTGCCGGCCTCATCGCGCTGGGCGCCGTACTGATCAGCAGCTTCTCGTGGGTGCTGTACGTGTTCGGCGCCTTCCTGGTCGTCACCGGCGTGCGGATGCTGCGCCACCGGCACGAGCACGCCGACATCGAGGGGTCGCGTGCCGTGGGCTGGCTGCGGCGGGTGGTCCCGCACACGCGCGACTACCACGGTGCCCGCGTCATCGTGCGCCGCGCCGGTCGCTGGGTGGCGACGCCGCTGCTCGTCGTGCTGCTGGTGGTCGAGGGCACCGACCTGGTCTTCGCCGTCGACTCGGTGCCGGCGATCTTCGCGGTGACGCAGGAGCCGTTCCTCGTCTTCACAGCGAACGCCTTCGCGATCCTCGGCCTGCGGGCGATGTACTTCCTGCTTGCCGACCTCATGCACCGGTTCGTCTACCTCAAGACCGGTCTGTCGCTCGTGCTGGTCTGGGTCGGCGTGAAGATGCTGCTGCTCGCCGTCGACGTGAAGGTGCCGACGTTGCTGTCGCTGGGCGTGGTCGGCGTGCTGGTCGGGACGTCGGTGGTGTGGTCCTTGCGGGCGACGCGGGGGAGTGGCTCGCAGCAGCCGGACGGTCCGGTCAGCCGCGAGCCGGCGTCGCGGTGA
- a CDS encoding ATP-dependent DNA helicase, producing the protein MSRPSAVDIARALGKPDPTPEQVAVIEAPLSPLLVVAGAGSGKTETMAGRVVWLVAGGDVAPGEVLGLTFTRKAAAELGERVRSRLRALRRAGLWTPPEPPSVPDHHNVHADHADHADHAADASGAAVDLDVTVATYHSFAGRLVREQGLRLGVEPESRLLTEASCWQLASDIVERWSGDMGAVDYAVSTVVTAVLDLAGEAAEHLVDLDAVDTYLADVMARVEALPYSDATAGRSGAPAKRYAEVTTLLGNLAARRQLLPLVRAYQQAKRDREALDFGDQLALAARLARELPDVGAGLRQQYRAVLLDEFQDTSHAQLVMLESLFGGGHAVTAVGDPHQSIYGWRGASADTLNAFRERFRTASGEPSPVLPLSTSWRNDELVLEVANVLAQPLQQQTRVDVEPLRRRDGAGSGEVEVRALETSAVEADAVAQWVAARWLGPDARPVPGRSAAVLCRKRSQFPQVEAALLRAGLPYQVVGLGGLLSTPEVADLLSALRVVHDPTRGDHLMRLLTGPTCRLGAHDLTALGAWARELHRRRSGEPGRRSAGESEEDAASLAEALDELPPPAWTDPQGRDLSAAARPRLQRLAGLLRGLRRRTHLPLPELVADTERALLLDVEVASRADVGFAQARAHLDAIADVAAGFESTAQRPTLGAFLAWLEAADEQEHGLEPGQVDVDEHVVQVMTIHAAKGLEWDVVAVPGLVEGAFPSHNARPRSDGSGWVIGEVKDRGWLATLGTVPYALRGDRASLPDVRWSAAADQKALRAELEAFYRRGGEHELAEERRLVYVAVTRARAHLLLTSHVWGTTLTPRLASRFLTELVPGLHVGDDTVAPHVASGVRVGQVCAVPPDGEGKPPDEAFGPATWPVDPLGERRADVEQGAELVRTAAAQACEGVAGAVVEGAGWQRLDTEIELLLAERAASRDRGAVVALPTHVSASRLVRLADDPRSLALDLRRPMPRQPHPAGRRGTAFHAWVERYLGAAAMVDLLDLPGAADDDAAHDDDLAQLIERFLATEWAHRRVVAVEVPLETPVDGTVVRGRVDAVFARDDGGVDIVDWKTGAPPSGAPARSRAVQLAAYRLAWHRLHGVPLDRIGAAFCYVATGETVRPADLLGEAELVAMLRAIDGDPR; encoded by the coding sequence GTGAGCCGGCCGAGCGCCGTCGACATCGCCCGCGCGCTGGGCAAGCCCGACCCGACGCCGGAGCAGGTCGCCGTGATCGAGGCGCCGCTCAGCCCGCTGCTCGTGGTGGCCGGTGCCGGCTCGGGCAAGACCGAGACCATGGCGGGCCGCGTCGTGTGGCTCGTCGCCGGCGGCGACGTCGCGCCGGGGGAGGTGCTCGGGCTCACCTTCACCCGCAAGGCCGCGGCCGAGCTGGGCGAGCGGGTGCGCAGTCGGCTGCGCGCGCTGCGCCGAGCGGGGCTCTGGACGCCCCCCGAGCCGCCCAGCGTCCCCGACCACCACAACGTCCACGCCGACCACGCCGACCACGCCGACCACGCCGCCGACGCGAGCGGCGCGGCGGTCGACCTCGACGTCACGGTCGCCACCTACCACTCCTTCGCGGGTCGCCTCGTGCGCGAGCAGGGCCTGCGCCTCGGCGTGGAGCCCGAGTCGCGGCTGCTCACCGAGGCATCGTGCTGGCAGCTGGCATCCGACATCGTCGAGCGGTGGTCCGGCGACATGGGCGCGGTCGACTACGCGGTCTCGACCGTCGTCACCGCGGTGCTCGACCTCGCGGGCGAGGCGGCCGAGCACCTCGTCGACCTCGACGCCGTCGACACCTACCTCGCCGACGTCATGGCGCGGGTCGAGGCGCTGCCCTACAGCGACGCCACTGCAGGCCGCAGCGGGGCACCGGCCAAGCGGTACGCCGAGGTGACGACGCTGCTGGGCAACCTCGCCGCCCGCCGCCAGCTGCTGCCACTCGTGCGGGCCTACCAGCAGGCCAAGCGCGACCGCGAGGCGCTGGACTTCGGCGACCAGCTGGCACTCGCGGCCCGCCTGGCCCGTGAGCTGCCGGACGTCGGCGCCGGCCTGCGCCAGCAGTACCGCGCCGTGCTGCTCGACGAGTTCCAGGACACCAGCCACGCCCAGCTGGTGATGCTCGAGTCGCTCTTCGGTGGCGGCCACGCCGTGACGGCCGTGGGCGACCCGCACCAGTCGATCTACGGCTGGCGGGGCGCGAGCGCCGACACGCTGAACGCGTTCCGCGAGCGCTTTCGGACGGCGTCTGGCGAGCCTTCGCCCGTGCTGCCGCTGTCGACGAGCTGGCGCAACGACGAGCTCGTGCTCGAGGTGGCGAACGTGCTGGCCCAGCCGCTGCAGCAGCAGACCCGTGTCGACGTCGAACCGCTGCGCCGACGTGACGGCGCGGGCTCAGGGGAGGTCGAGGTGCGAGCGCTGGAGACCAGCGCCGTCGAGGCCGACGCGGTGGCGCAGTGGGTGGCCGCCCGGTGGCTGGGACCCGACGCTCGCCCGGTGCCCGGCCGGTCGGCGGCGGTGCTGTGCCGCAAGCGCTCGCAGTTCCCGCAGGTCGAGGCGGCCCTGCTTCGGGCCGGCCTGCCCTACCAGGTGGTCGGTCTTGGCGGCCTGCTGTCGACCCCCGAGGTCGCCGACCTGCTCAGCGCCTTGCGCGTCGTCCACGACCCCACGCGCGGCGACCACCTGATGCGGCTGCTCACCGGCCCCACCTGTCGGCTCGGTGCGCACGACCTGACGGCCCTCGGCGCGTGGGCGCGCGAGCTGCACCGGCGGCGATCCGGTGAGCCCGGTCGCAGGTCGGCGGGGGAGAGCGAGGAGGACGCCGCGAGCCTGGCGGAGGCGCTCGACGAGCTGCCGCCCCCGGCCTGGACCGACCCCCAGGGCCGTGACCTGTCCGCCGCCGCGCGGCCGCGTCTGCAGCGGCTGGCCGGCCTGCTGCGTGGGCTGCGGCGCCGTACCCACCTGCCGCTACCCGAGCTGGTCGCCGACACCGAGCGCGCGCTGCTGCTCGACGTCGAGGTGGCCAGCCGCGCCGACGTCGGCTTCGCCCAGGCCCGCGCGCACCTGGACGCCATCGCCGACGTCGCGGCCGGCTTCGAGAGCACCGCCCAGCGGCCGACGCTCGGGGCGTTCCTCGCCTGGCTCGAGGCCGCGGACGAGCAGGAGCACGGCCTGGAGCCGGGCCAGGTCGACGTCGACGAGCACGTCGTGCAGGTCATGACCATCCACGCCGCCAAAGGCCTGGAGTGGGACGTCGTGGCCGTTCCCGGCCTGGTCGAGGGGGCGTTCCCGAGCCACAACGCACGGCCCCGCTCGGACGGCTCCGGCTGGGTGATCGGCGAGGTGAAGGACCGCGGCTGGTTGGCGACCCTCGGCACCGTGCCCTACGCCCTGCGCGGCGACCGCGCCAGCCTGCCCGACGTGCGGTGGTCGGCAGCGGCCGACCAGAAGGCGCTGCGCGCTGAGCTGGAGGCGTTCTACCGTCGCGGCGGCGAGCACGAGCTCGCCGAGGAGCGGCGGCTGGTCTACGTCGCCGTCACCCGCGCCCGTGCCCACCTGCTGCTGACGAGCCACGTGTGGGGCACCACGCTCACCCCGCGGCTGGCTTCGCGATTCCTCACCGAGCTGGTGCCCGGCCTGCACGTCGGTGACGACACCGTGGCCCCGCACGTCGCGTCGGGGGTGCGCGTCGGGCAGGTGTGCGCCGTGCCGCCGGACGGCGAGGGCAAGCCGCCCGACGAGGCCTTCGGGCCGGCCACCTGGCCGGTCGACCCCCTGGGCGAGCGCCGGGCCGACGTCGAGCAGGGCGCCGAGCTGGTGCGGACGGCCGCGGCGCAGGCCTGCGAGGGCGTGGCCGGCGCTGTCGTCGAGGGCGCCGGCTGGCAGCGCCTCGACACCGAGATCGAGCTGTTGCTCGCCGAGCGCGCCGCGAGCCGCGACCGCGGTGCCGTCGTCGCGCTGCCCACGCACGTGTCGGCGTCCCGGCTCGTGCGCCTGGCCGACGACCCGCGCTCCCTCGCGCTCGACCTGCGGCGCCCCATGCCGCGCCAGCCGCACCCGGCGGGCCGGCGCGGCACCGCCTTCCACGCGTGGGTCGAGCGCTACCTCGGCGCCGCCGCCATGGTCGACCTGCTCGACCTGCCGGGAGCGGCCGACGACGACGCCGCGCACGACGACGACCTCGCGCAGCTCATCGAGCGGTTCCTGGCCACCGAGTGGGCGCACCGGCGGGTCGTGGCCGTCGAGGTGCCGCTCGAGACGCCGGTCGACGGCACGGTGGTGCGCGGACGCGTCGACGCCGTGTTCGCGCGCGACGACGGTGGCGTCGACATCGTCGACTGGAAGACCGGTGCGCCGCCCAGCGGGGCGCCGGCGAGGTCGCGGGCCGTCCAGCTGGCCGCCTACCGGTTGGCCTGGCACCGGCTGCACGGCGTCCCTCTCGATCGCATCGGTGCCGCCTTCTGCTACGTCGCGACCGGCGAGACGGTGCGACCGGCCGACCTGCTCGGCGAGGCCGAGCTCGTGGCCATGCTGCGCGCCATCGACGGCGATCCTCGCTGA
- a CDS encoding ATP-dependent helicase, with protein sequence MLRRERLVPTSRTLDVEQLAAVEHRGSALSLIGAPGSGKTTTLVEAVAHRVEHDGLDAGTVLVLAPTRLAAARLRELVTGRLAVTVREPLARTPQSFAFGVLRQAAALSGEPAPRLITGPEQDVVLRELLAGHAMGHGRDPAWPPDLLPAIGTRAFRGQLRDLLMRAVERGVSPSELAALGRRHRRPEWVAAAGVLREYLDVTALSTPGGYDPAAITAEAAARMAGDAELLERVRAQVQFVAVDDAHELTAAAADLLRLVVGTRPSLLLAGDADAVTQSFRGADPDFLLDPVREPGAAAPTVVRLRTSWRQPPALRAVSRRVADAIGARGGAAHRLLVERPDAGTAPGAREHGRAEVHVLRSAAHEVAFVADRLRRAHLSDGVPWSRMAVLVRGRQRAASLRRGLQQSGVPVDVPLTEVPVRDQTAVVPLLDAYEAVLRLVAGEPALDAEGAVSLLMSPLGGADAIAVRRLRQALRAEELGAGDGERARSSDELLVEALLEPGRLGSIESLTADPATRVARVLAAGVAAMTSGAEGATAETLLWAIWSASGLGGPWQRAALAGGASGARADRDLDAVVALFDAATRFVDRLPQAGAREFIEYLRGQDVAADTLAERAAGEAVALLTPASAAGREWDVVVVAGVQDGVWPDLRLRGSLLGAERLVDVLAGREPSLRSDLLAVRDDETRLLHVAVSRSRAALLVTAVRDDDEQPSPFVDLVDPPPEALPAAGWDADGVRTITLPTHPLTLAGVVARLRQQVCGGGPAAGAAARRLARLAAEGVPGAHPDDWYGVAELTDDRPLATDGPVRVSPSKVEAFERCGLRWLLTAAGGTAPTSASQGLGTLVHDLADELPDADAETLLAELRRRWHVLGWGEGFAGDVQRERAERVVRKLADYLAGAPELVASELDVDVVLDLPHGQARVVGRVDRLERDGDGLHVIDLKTGKQAPAAKELPQQPQLGAYQLLGLAGAFADHAPDVPVAGAALVQLGGTEKKPKVQRQEALPDGGGWAVELLDRVAHGMAQHQFVATVNDLCDRCPVRSSCPARPEGRQVTS encoded by the coding sequence GTGCTGCGCCGCGAGCGCCTCGTCCCGACGTCGCGCACGCTCGACGTCGAGCAGCTCGCGGCCGTCGAGCACCGCGGCAGCGCGCTCAGCCTCATCGGCGCGCCCGGGTCGGGCAAGACGACGACGCTGGTGGAAGCCGTGGCCCACCGCGTCGAGCACGACGGGCTCGACGCCGGCACGGTGCTCGTGCTCGCTCCGACGCGGCTGGCGGCCGCTCGGCTGCGCGAGCTGGTCACCGGGCGGCTCGCCGTGACGGTGCGTGAGCCGCTGGCCCGCACCCCGCAGTCGTTCGCGTTCGGCGTGCTGCGCCAGGCGGCGGCGCTCAGCGGTGAGCCGGCGCCCCGGCTGATCACCGGACCGGAGCAGGACGTCGTGCTGCGCGAGCTGCTGGCCGGTCATGCGATGGGCCACGGCCGCGACCCCGCCTGGCCGCCCGACCTGCTGCCGGCCATCGGCACCCGGGCCTTTCGCGGCCAGCTGCGTGACCTGCTGATGCGCGCGGTCGAGCGGGGCGTGTCGCCGAGCGAGCTCGCGGCGCTCGGACGCCGGCACCGGCGCCCGGAGTGGGTCGCGGCAGCCGGGGTGCTGCGCGAGTACCTCGACGTGACGGCGTTGTCGACGCCGGGTGGCTACGACCCGGCGGCGATCACGGCCGAGGCGGCGGCTCGCATGGCAGGCGACGCCGAGCTGCTCGAGCGGGTGCGGGCGCAGGTGCAGTTCGTGGCGGTCGACGACGCGCACGAGCTCACCGCAGCGGCCGCTGACCTGCTGCGCCTGGTGGTCGGGACTCGTCCGTCGCTCCTGCTCGCCGGGGACGCCGACGCGGTCACGCAGTCCTTCCGCGGCGCGGACCCGGACTTCCTGCTCGACCCGGTGCGCGAGCCGGGCGCGGCGGCCCCGACTGTCGTGCGGCTACGCACTTCCTGGCGCCAGCCGCCCGCGTTGCGCGCGGTGAGCCGCCGGGTCGCCGACGCGATCGGCGCGCGGGGAGGGGCGGCGCACCGGCTGCTCGTCGAGCGGCCGGACGCCGGCACCGCACCGGGTGCGCGGGAGCACGGCCGCGCCGAGGTGCACGTGCTGCGCTCGGCGGCGCATGAGGTGGCGTTCGTCGCCGACCGGCTGCGCCGCGCGCACCTGAGCGACGGCGTGCCGTGGTCGCGCATGGCGGTGCTCGTGCGCGGCCGGCAGCGCGCCGCATCGCTGCGCCGGGGGTTGCAGCAGTCCGGTGTGCCGGTCGACGTCCCGCTCACCGAGGTGCCGGTGCGCGACCAGACCGCCGTCGTGCCGCTGCTCGACGCCTACGAGGCGGTGCTGCGTCTGGTGGCCGGTGAGCCGGCGCTCGACGCGGAGGGCGCGGTGTCGCTGCTGATGTCGCCGCTGGGTGGCGCCGACGCGATCGCCGTGCGCCGGCTGCGCCAGGCGTTGCGCGCCGAGGAGCTCGGGGCGGGTGATGGCGAGCGTGCGCGTTCGAGCGACGAGCTGCTGGTCGAGGCGCTGCTCGAGCCGGGCCGGTTGGGCAGCATCGAGTCGCTGACGGCCGACCCCGCCACGCGGGTGGCGCGCGTGCTCGCAGCCGGCGTGGCCGCGATGACCTCGGGGGCTGAGGGCGCCACGGCCGAGACGCTGTTGTGGGCGATCTGGTCGGCGTCCGGTCTGGGCGGCCCGTGGCAGCGGGCGGCGCTGGCAGGCGGGGCGTCCGGCGCCCGCGCCGACCGCGACCTCGACGCCGTCGTCGCGCTGTTCGACGCCGCCACGCGCTTCGTCGACCGCTTGCCGCAGGCCGGAGCGCGCGAGTTCATCGAGTACCTGCGCGGTCAGGACGTCGCCGCCGACACGCTGGCCGAGCGGGCGGCCGGCGAGGCCGTCGCCCTGCTCACGCCGGCTTCGGCGGCCGGGCGTGAGTGGGACGTCGTCGTGGTGGCCGGCGTCCAGGACGGCGTGTGGCCCGACCTGCGTCTGCGCGGCTCGCTGCTCGGCGCCGAGCGGTTGGTCGACGTGCTGGCCGGTCGCGAGCCATCACTGCGCTCCGACCTGCTGGCCGTGCGCGACGACGAGACGCGACTGCTGCACGTGGCGGTGAGCCGGTCGCGCGCCGCGCTGCTGGTCACCGCCGTGCGCGACGACGACGAGCAGCCGTCGCCGTTCGTCGACCTCGTCGACCCGCCGCCTGAGGCTCTGCCAGCAGCCGGCTGGGACGCCGACGGCGTCCGCACCATCACCCTGCCCACCCACCCGCTCACCCTCGCGGGCGTCGTGGCCCGGCTCCGCCAGCAGGTGTGCGGCGGCGGCCCGGCGGCCGGCGCCGCGGCGCGCCGTCTGGCGCGGCTCGCCGCCGAGGGCGTCCCCGGAGCGCACCCCGACGACTGGTACGGCGTCGCCGAGCTCACCGACGACCGTCCGCTGGCCACCGACGGCCCGGTGCGCGTCTCGCCGTCGAAGGTCGAGGCGTTCGAGCGCTGCGGCCTGCGCTGGCTGCTCACGGCGGCGGGCGGCACCGCTCCGACGTCGGCCTCGCAAGGCCTCGGCACGCTCGTGCACGACCTGGCCGACGAGCTTCCCGACGCCGACGCCGAGACCCTGCTCGCCGAGCTGCGTCGCCGGTGGCACGTGCTCGGCTGGGGTGAGGGCTTCGCGGGCGACGTGCAGCGCGAGCGCGCCGAACGCGTCGTGCGCAAGCTGGCCGACTACCTCGCCGGCGCCCCCGAGCTCGTGGCGAGCGAGCTCGACGTCGACGTCGTGCTCGACCTGCCGCACGGCCAGGCTCGCGTGGTCGGCCGGGTCGACCGGCTCGAGCGCGACGGCGACGGCCTGCACGTCATCGACCTCAAGACGGGCAAGCAGGCGCCGGCCGCCAAGGAGCTGCCGCAGCAGCCGCAGCTCGGCGCCTACCAGCTGCTGGGGCTGGCCGGCGCCTTCGCCGACCACGCACCGGACGTCCCGGTGGCCGGCGCCGCGCTGGTGCAGCTGGGCGGCACCGAGAAGAAGCCCAAGGTGCAGCGTCAGGAGGCGCTGCCCGACGGCGGCGGCTGGGCCGTCGAGCTGCTCGACCGGGTGGCGCACGGCATGGCTCAGCACCAGTTCGTCGCGACGGTCAACGACCTGTGCGATCGCTGCCCCGTGCGCAGCTCGTGCCCTGCGCGACCCGAGGGACGGCAGGTGACCTCGTGA
- a CDS encoding MGMT family protein — protein MSRRGTPAVWHGRLGPVPDAAPADLPDLDDFAARVLDVVDQVPPGQVVTYGDIAEYLGDGGPRRVGAVMSRHGNAVPWWRVLRADGSPPPGLEREALEQYRAEGTPLRASGQRVDLARARWAG, from the coding sequence ATGAGTCGGCGAGGCACGCCCGCAGTCTGGCACGGCAGACTGGGTCCCGTGCCCGACGCCGCGCCCGCTGACCTGCCCGACCTCGACGACTTCGCGGCCCGGGTCCTGGACGTCGTCGACCAGGTGCCGCCGGGCCAGGTCGTCACCTACGGCGACATCGCGGAGTACCTCGGCGACGGCGGCCCCCGGCGGGTCGGCGCGGTGATGTCGCGCCACGGCAACGCGGTGCCCTGGTGGCGCGTGCTGCGCGCCGACGGCAGCCCGCCGCCCGGGCTGGAACGCGAGGCGTTGGAGCAGTACCGCGCCGAGGGAACGCCTCTGCGTGCGTCGGGCCAGCGGGTCGACCTGGCTCGCGCCCGCTGGGCCGGATGA
- the moeB gene encoding molybdopterin-synthase adenylyltransferase MoeB — translation MSLPPLVDPGPPLDREQVARYARHLLIPDVGELGQRRLTGARIAVVGAGGLGSPALLYLAAAGVGTIGVIDPDVVEASNLQRQVVHGASDVGRRKVDSAADAIAEVNPLVRVVRHPVRLDSSNALDVLAGYDLVVDGTDNFATRYLVNDACVLLGVPCVWGSIYRFDGQVSVFWGGHGPCYRCLFPDPPPPGSVPSCAEGGVLGLLCAAIGAAQGTEVVKLVVGMGEPLLGRLLVHDALRASWRELRVRPDPQCPVCGEHPTITRDTGLIDYEQFCGLPPVPERRDGALVAPAELAELLAARERGESDLVLVDVREPGERAIVSIPGAVAVPRAAFDTGEAFEQIPFDRPVVLHCRSGVRSAAALDLLRAAGHPDARHLDGGVLAWVEQVDPSLPTY, via the coding sequence GTGAGCCTGCCCCCGCTCGTCGACCCCGGCCCGCCGCTCGACCGCGAGCAGGTCGCGCGCTACGCCCGCCACCTGCTCATCCCGGACGTCGGCGAGCTGGGTCAGCGCCGCCTGACCGGCGCGCGCATCGCCGTCGTCGGCGCCGGTGGCCTGGGCTCCCCGGCGCTGCTCTACCTGGCCGCGGCCGGCGTCGGCACCATCGGCGTGATCGACCCTGACGTCGTCGAGGCGTCGAACCTGCAGCGCCAGGTGGTGCACGGCGCGAGCGACGTCGGACGCCGCAAGGTCGACTCGGCGGCCGACGCCATCGCCGAGGTGAACCCGCTGGTGCGGGTGGTGCGCCACCCGGTGCGGCTGGACTCGAGCAACGCCCTGGACGTGCTCGCCGGCTACGACCTCGTGGTCGACGGCACCGACAACTTCGCCACGCGCTACCTGGTGAACGACGCCTGCGTGCTGCTCGGCGTCCCGTGCGTGTGGGGGTCGATCTACCGCTTCGACGGTCAGGTCAGCGTCTTCTGGGGTGGTCACGGGCCCTGCTACCGCTGCCTGTTCCCCGACCCGCCCCCGCCCGGCAGCGTCCCGTCGTGCGCGGAGGGTGGCGTGCTGGGTCTGCTGTGCGCGGCGATCGGTGCCGCGCAGGGCACCGAGGTGGTCAAGCTCGTCGTCGGCATGGGGGAGCCGCTGCTCGGGCGGTTGCTCGTGCACGACGCGCTGCGGGCGAGCTGGCGCGAGCTGCGCGTGCGTCCCGACCCCCAGTGCCCGGTGTGCGGCGAGCACCCCACCATCACTCGCGACACCGGCCTGATCGACTACGAGCAGTTCTGCGGCCTGCCGCCCGTGCCCGAGCGGCGCGACGGCGCGCTCGTCGCACCCGCCGAGCTGGCCGAGCTGCTCGCTGCCCGCGAGCGGGGCGAGTCCGACCTGGTGCTGGTCGACGTCCGTGAGCCCGGCGAGCGGGCCATCGTGTCGATCCCCGGCGCCGTCGCGGTGCCCCGGGCGGCGTTCGACACCGGTGAGGCGTTCGAGCAGATCCCGTTCGACCGACCCGTGGTGCTGCACTGCCGCTCCGGCGTGCGGTCGGCGGCCGCGCTCGACCTCCTGCGCGCGGCCGGCCACCCGGACGCCCGGCACCTCGACGGCGGGGTGCTGGCCTGGGTCGAGCAGGTCGACCCGAGCCTGCCCACCTACTGA
- a CDS encoding DUF3152 domain-containing protein produces the protein MTSSPRAAAQRRAARRRAVQRRRRQAAGAVVALVVALGGWGLARVVADDPPVTPTADVTAVSSPSPTASGSAPSSAVTTASPAASPSASPRVSHVVSRGTGRLVPVSGSDPAPGRGTTTTVRVEVEDGVDVDRAAFADAVLATLNDDRSWGHGGRRSFARTDGDADVVVVLASPDTSARLCRPLQTFGKLSCRSGQRAVLTSYRWLLGTPEFPDLTVYRQYVVNHEVGHVLGHGHEQCGGAGRLAPVMQQQTKRVAPCRPNAWPYP, from the coding sequence GTGACCTCCTCGCCTCGCGCGGCTGCTCAGCGCCGCGCGGCCCGTCGCCGGGCGGTGCAGCGGCGCCGTCGGCAGGCCGCGGGGGCGGTCGTCGCCCTCGTCGTGGCGCTGGGCGGGTGGGGCCTGGCCCGCGTGGTCGCTGACGACCCGCCGGTCACGCCGACGGCGGACGTGACCGCCGTCAGCTCACCGTCGCCGACGGCCTCGGGCTCGGCCCCGTCGTCTGCCGTGACGACGGCCTCGCCGGCTGCGTCGCCGTCCGCCTCGCCGCGGGTGTCGCACGTCGTCTCCCGGGGCACCGGACGCCTGGTGCCTGTGTCGGGCAGCGACCCGGCACCGGGCCGCGGAACCACGACCACGGTGCGCGTCGAGGTCGAGGACGGCGTCGACGTCGACCGCGCCGCCTTCGCCGATGCCGTGCTGGCCACCCTCAACGACGACCGCTCGTGGGGTCACGGCGGCCGGCGCAGCTTCGCCCGCACCGACGGCGACGCCGACGTCGTCGTGGTGCTCGCCAGCCCCGACACCTCGGCGCGGCTGTGCCGGCCCCTGCAGACCTTCGGCAAGCTGTCGTGTCGCAGCGGGCAGCGGGCGGTGCTGACGTCGTACCGCTGGCTGCTCGGCACGCCGGAGTTCCCCGACCTCACGGTGTACCGCCAGTACGTCGTCAACCACGAGGTCGGGCACGTGCTGGGGCACGGGCACGAGCAGTGCGGCGGCGCCGGACGCCTCGCCCCGGTGATGCAGCAGCAGACCAAGCGGGTCGCGCCCTGCCGCCCCAACGCCTGGCCCTACCCCTAG